ATGGCGAGCGCCACTCCGCGTGGGCCGGGGTCTTCCAGGTGTGCGCCCTGCATGAACAGCCCGCGAGGCAACTGTGCCCCCATCAGCCGGATTTGCCCTTGCGCGACGAAACCGCCCCCGCAGAAGACGCCCCCTTCCATGAGCAGTCCGCCGGCGGCCACGGCCCATCCTCCCGGCGCGCTGATGTGGGCCCCGTTCAGGAGCATGCCGCCGGTCACTCGCGCGTCACTGAGGGACAGGGCGGTGCTCACGTGGTTGAAAGGCGAGGAAGCGAGGCTTTCCACAACGGAGCCCCGCAGGTCGAGGTTTCCCTCGATGCAGGCGGAGTCGGCTTCGATGCCAGGCACCCGGCTGCCTTTGATCACGAGCGTCTGAGTCGATGCGCCGAGAAGGTCGACCGACTCCTCGAACCAGCAGCCTTCGAGCCAAAGAGCGTAAGTGATCTGTGCACCGGCCAGGTTGAGGCGTCCGGATATCCGTGCCCCGGCAAGCCTCAGAGCCGCCACGGTCCCCGGCTGTACGGCGTTCGCGCCCAGGAGAAGTGCCACGATCACGGCGGCCCGCACCGTCCGCGCGGAATCCCACCGCACACCCTCGGCAACGCGGTCGTCCTCCGGCACACCCGTGCGCAGGTCCACGCGGCGTCCCTGGGGGAACGCGTCCCACAGCTCACGCTCCGGTGAAGTCAACTCGTCGTATGAGAGCACCCATGCAGAGTAGTGATCTTCCTCCGCGCTCGCCTTGCCCCACACACACTGATCGGAGGGCCGTCCATTCTGTTAGGGGTTCTACGTGAGGAGCGGCCGCTGTCCCGTTCGTGCCATCTGGCCTTGACTCACCAAGTCAGCGCCTCTGTCCGACAGTTCACCCGATGGAAGGCATATCCGGCCTTCACGCGGCATCGCCGGGTGGGCGCCCATACAGTCTGCGTGCTGTCCGGATGGGGCGGCGTCTGTCGCTGACACATGGAGTGGGACGTGAGGTCTTCAGGGCGTATGGCTGTCTCGGCAATGGCCGTGGCCATGGCGGCTGTGGGAGTGGGAAGTGGTGCCCCCGCATCCGCCGCCCCCGTAGCAACGCCGTCGTGCAGCGGGGCGGAATGCGGCAGCCTGAAGCCGACCAGGCTCACAGCCAGCCAGGCCAGTCTGAACGTGACCCAGATGCAGTTGGAGAACATCAACGCGATGGCGTCCGACGCGGTGACCGGGGAGCCCATTCGCGGCGCGAAGATCGTGTTCGCCACCATGGGTGGCAGGACCCTGGGGACGGCCTACACCGACTACGACGGCATCGCCGCGATCGCCGCTCCGGAGAACCTGGGCCCCGGAACCCTCCAGGAACTGCTGGGCGGCTACGAAGCCGCCATGATCGGCGACGGCGTTCACGCCCCGGCCGGAGCCCACGGAGCGATCACGGTCGGCACCGACCAGGGCCCCGGTCTGCCGGGCAACCCATGCGCCGTCTGCAGCGACCGCGCGCTCAAGCAGGACGTGGTCCCGGTCGACTGGAGCCGGTAGCGGTGCGCATCTTCCGCCGGCGGTCCCGGGCGGCCGACCCCGGCGCCCCGGCACGGCTTCGGGCCGGGACGCGCGAGAGCAGCGGTGTGGCGCCGGTCGGCCCGGTCAACGGCTACGCGGTCCTGGAGACGGTGGCCACGCTGCCCATCAGTACCTGGCGCTACCTGTGGGAGCCCGAGGACGTGCGTCATCTGGGGCCGATGGCCCAGGACTGGCAGACCGCCTTCGGCTTCAACCAGGACGCCACCACCATCCCCGTCGTCGACAGCCTCGGTGTCGCCCTGGTGTGCATCCAGGCACTGCACCGCCGGGTGGAAGAGCTCACGGATGAAGTGGATCGTCTGCGAGGGGCCGCGAGCGTGAGCACGTCCGGGACTGCGTGACGACGCCGGACGGCCTGCTCTGCCACTCCGGCACGCGGCCGGGGAAGGCGGTCCCCGCCGACCCCTCGTCGCGATCCAGAAGACATATCCCCATGACAAGGCAGGACACCGTGGCACGACACGACACTGTGACGGCACCTTCCCAGGCAACGGATCGCCGCTCGCCGGTGTGCACGGACGCGGTCTGGCGGCTTCCGGTGACGGTCTGCCGCATCACCCAGTTCCTGGGCGAGCAGACAGCCGACGCCTTGCTGGAGCGCGCGATCGCCTCCGCCGACGACACATTGAAGCCCTCCATGATCCGCGACCACGAGGTGGTCCCCGACTTCCGCCGGTCCCGCTCGCGCCACGACTTCGCCGCACCTGAGCTGCTGGCGGCCATCGACGAGGTGCTGGAAGCGGTCGAGCACACGCTCGGAGTCTCCTGCCGGCACACCGAACCCAGCTACAGCCTCAACGCGCACAACGACGGCGACTTCTACCGGCCGCACCAGGACACGAGCGTCGAGTTCACCCCCCGGCGTCTGCTCACCTTCGTGTACTACCTGCATCGCACACCCCGGCCCTTCGAGGGGGGCGAGTTGCGTGTGTTCGACGCGGCTCTGCCGCTGCACACCGAGACAGCCGGGAGATGGCAGGAGCGCACCTGGCGGGACTGGGGGCCCGAACACGACAGCATCGTGTTCTTCCTCCCCACCGCCTGGCACGAGGTACGGCCGGTCAGCTGCCCCAGCAAGCAGCACGCGGACAGCCGCTTCGCCATCAACGGCTGGCTGTGCAGCCCCGACCCCGCCAACCGCGAGACCGACACGAGCCCGTGAGACGCATCGTCGCCGAGCCCAGCTGACGGGTATGCCTGGTCGCCGGGTTGGCGGTCGCGCCGGACAAGACTCCGCGGCCGCCAGTGCGAGCGGGTGATCTCCAAACCACCGACCGCCTGACCGCTTTCGGCCGCGTAACCCCTGAGTCCCGGGGCTCCGGGAAGATCAGCGGGAGCCCACGGCGCCCACCACGCCGCAACCGCCGTCTCCAACACGGCTACTACGTTTCGGCGTTGCACGGCATCGGGCACAGCGAGGAGCCGCGCCGGTCCTATGAATACAAACGGGCCGAGGGCGAGCGTCACACCCGGGCTGCCCTCACCTTCGCCCGCCGCCGCGCGGCCAGGCTGAGCGCCGAACGCCGCGCCGCGTGGGACGAGTTGGGCATGCGCTGGTGAGCGCGGCCTCGCAGGGCTTGCGAGTCGTTGTGCGGGGCGCGCAGTTGATGCCCGTTCCCCTGCGGCCTTCCGCCACCCCGCAAAACCTGCTGATCACGTGGTCCGCTGATGGAAGCGACAGCCGTGTGCGCGCGGAGGCTGCGTAGGACGTTTCGATGGTGTTCGAAAGGGTGGCTGGCATCCACGGGCGACACCTACGGTGTGACGCACATTCGACAGCTTTACGGGGGAATCCATGACGACCGAGGTGGTCTTAGACCGAATCAGCAGACAGGACGGAGGGGGCAGACGGCGTCTGTGGGCACTCGTCCTGGCCCTTCTGTCCGCCTCCGCGCTGGCCATGAACCTGGGCAGCGCGCCGGCGGCACACGCCGACTACCCGGGCCCGAATCCGCCGCAGGCGCCCGCGGACTGCGCCAAACCGTGGGTGATCCTTTCCGCCTACGGAACGGGCGAGAGCACGGACGACGGGCACCCCAACGGCACCGTGGGCGTCAACAGCACCTACATCACGGCCCTGAAGAACTCACTGTCCAAGGCCGGTGTCGCAGACGGCGACATCGCCGTGCGGAATCTGTACTACCCGGCATCCGCGGTGGACTGGCCCTGGGCTTACGGCCCTGACGACTACTGGACGTCCATGGGCAAAGGCCGGGACAAACTCGTCCAGGAGATTGCTTTCTACGCCTCCTGTCCGAGCCGCCCGACACTGATCCTGCTCGGCTACTCGCAAGGCGCCCAGGTGATCAAGAACGCCATCGCGCAGGACGCGGTCAAGGGGAACAAAACCAATTCCGACGAGGTCGGCGCCATTGTCAACATCGGTGACGCCTCGCGCTACAACGGCCAGATCGGGATGGGGCAGAACGGGCAGATGCTCACCCTCAACCCCGACTACTCGGACGGCTCGGCCGAGGCGGCGCGCGGAGGGCTGATGCAGCGTCTGGCCGTGCCGGACGTGTTCGCGGGATTC
This window of the Streptomyces sp. N50 genome carries:
- a CDS encoding cutinase family protein, whose amino-acid sequence is MTTEVVLDRISRQDGGGRRRLWALVLALLSASALAMNLGSAPAAHADYPGPNPPQAPADCAKPWVILSAYGTGESTDDGHPNGTVGVNSTYITALKNSLSKAGVADGDIAVRNLYYPASAVDWPWAYGPDDYWTSMGKGRDKLVQEIAFYASCPSRPTLILLGYSQGAQVIKNAIAQDAVKGNKTNSDEVGAIVNIGDASRYNGQIGMGQNGQMLTLNPDYSDGSAEAARGGLMQRLAVPDVFAGFLGDGRYFDVCRTDDAVCNEQAYPGSDEWLDRWVGDFADSAIGSNAPHVMYRNNGLDQSPADKVKATAVAARVADRAVSAAVAQRNVVHPPPDTPEHVWATNVNVRAEPTTESGIVTVIPAPTTVYVHCQKHGQSVTYGGITNDAWSYLPQQQGWISNIFLSGPAWMPGVPECH
- a CDS encoding tail fiber domain-containing protein: MRIFRRRSRAADPGAPARLRAGTRESSGVAPVGPVNGYAVLETVATLPISTWRYLWEPEDVRHLGPMAQDWQTAFGFNQDATTIPVVDSLGVALVCIQALHRRVEELTDEVDRLRGAASVSTSGTA
- a CDS encoding 2OG-Fe(II) oxygenase; translated protein: MTRQDTVARHDTVTAPSQATDRRSPVCTDAVWRLPVTVCRITQFLGEQTADALLERAIASADDTLKPSMIRDHEVVPDFRRSRSRHDFAAPELLAAIDEVLEAVEHTLGVSCRHTEPSYSLNAHNDGDFYRPHQDTSVEFTPRRLLTFVYYLHRTPRPFEGGELRVFDAALPLHTETAGRWQERTWRDWGPEHDSIVFFLPTAWHEVRPVSCPSKQHADSRFAINGWLCSPDPANRETDTSP